The following coding sequences lie in one Photobacterium sp. CCB-ST2H9 genomic window:
- a CDS encoding DUF2938 domain-containing protein, whose product MEPGFIIHAVLLGIGATLVMDLWALFLKVCFNIPSLNYTMVGRWIGHLPKGQFTHPNIGKAAPVTGEAVIGWTAHYLIGIAFAFVLLWGWGLEWTASPTLLPALIVGIVTVAAPFFILQPGMGAGVAASKTPQPNTARFRSLLAHTSYGVGLYLTALVLPL is encoded by the coding sequence ATGGAACCAGGCTTCATCATTCACGCTGTTTTACTGGGAATCGGCGCCACCCTGGTCATGGACTTGTGGGCCTTATTCCTGAAAGTCTGCTTTAACATTCCATCTCTGAATTACACCATGGTCGGTCGCTGGATCGGACATTTACCCAAAGGACAATTCACCCATCCAAATATCGGAAAAGCTGCGCCTGTTACTGGTGAAGCCGTCATTGGCTGGACAGCCCACTATCTGATTGGGATTGCCTTTGCGTTTGTATTGCTGTGGGGATGGGGACTGGAATGGACAGCTTCGCCAACCCTGTTACCTGCACTAATTGTTGGTATCGTGACCGTGGCAGCGCCGTTTTTCATCTTACAGCCAGGCATGGGAGCCGGCGTGGCCGCGTCAAAAACACCCCAACCGAATACCGCCAGATTCCGAAGCCTGCTGGCTCATACCTCCTATGGCGTCGGACTTTATCTGACCGCATTGGTGCTTCCCCTTTAA
- a CDS encoding alkyl/aryl-sulfatase codes for MKFRKSVVFLSIALVSQSVFASMEITPESKPASAFTIEKNDALRQYLNFEDREDFNSASRGFIATWPYQTIQDKDGQVVWDFDAFQFVNSKQQMDTINPSLLRMAQLNNKAGLFQVTEGIYQIRGFDLSVMSFIRGEKGWIVVDPLISEETARAGLALLNQYVENLPVTAVVFTHSHIDHFGGIWGVTTKDAYQNGQVEVVAPEGFFEHAISENVLAGNLMSRRASFMYGNLAERGPRGLVDAGLGKTTSTGIPGIVEPTLMIHKTGEKHRIDGIEFDFQMANGSEAPAEFMAYMPKYKTLLASEVMTHTIHNISTLRGAQTRDASKWAAYVDETIHLYGDKADTMIASHHWPTWGQAKIKDQLEKTRDMYKYVHDQTLRLANMGYTPNEISSKIQLPESLDKAWFNRGYYGSVSHNARATYDFYFGAWWDGNPANLNPLPPEDAGAKYVEAMGGAGQVIEIAKKAVENGEYRWAVTLLNHVVFADPTHKEARYLEADAMEQLGYQAESGPWRNYYLIGAKELREGFKSAPTPDTTAIAKNMPVSSVLEAMTVRVNPEKAAGKTFTINLKVTGDTDSRSGEYSMLLSNAVLKTYQDRQLENPDITLVIEKSDMVDLLTRKASLESQIKAGKLKVNDGQKFADFMAIFDTFRSDFGIVTP; via the coding sequence ATGAAGTTCAGGAAGTCTGTCGTATTTTTATCCATTGCGCTGGTGTCACAATCTGTATTCGCGTCCATGGAAATCACTCCCGAAAGTAAACCTGCCAGTGCTTTTACCATTGAAAAAAATGATGCATTGCGTCAATACCTGAATTTTGAAGACCGTGAGGACTTCAATTCTGCCAGCAGAGGCTTCATTGCAACCTGGCCCTATCAAACGATTCAGGACAAAGATGGTCAAGTTGTCTGGGATTTTGATGCTTTTCAGTTTGTGAACTCGAAGCAACAGATGGATACCATTAATCCCTCGTTGCTCCGCATGGCCCAACTGAACAATAAAGCTGGGTTGTTTCAGGTCACGGAAGGTATTTATCAGATCCGGGGATTTGACTTGTCGGTCATGTCTTTCATCCGGGGTGAAAAAGGCTGGATTGTGGTCGACCCATTAATTTCTGAGGAAACTGCACGGGCTGGCCTGGCGCTGTTGAATCAATACGTCGAGAACCTGCCCGTGACTGCAGTCGTGTTCACACACTCTCACATTGACCACTTCGGTGGTATCTGGGGCGTGACGACGAAAGACGCGTATCAGAATGGGCAGGTTGAAGTGGTTGCCCCGGAAGGTTTCTTTGAACATGCCATTTCAGAGAATGTTCTGGCCGGAAATCTGATGTCGCGGCGTGCAAGTTTCATGTATGGAAACCTGGCTGAACGCGGACCAAGAGGCTTGGTGGATGCCGGTTTGGGGAAGACAACGTCGACAGGTATACCGGGAATTGTAGAACCCACTTTAATGATTCATAAGACCGGTGAAAAACACCGGATTGACGGTATTGAGTTTGATTTCCAGATGGCGAACGGGTCTGAAGCCCCGGCAGAATTTATGGCTTATATGCCGAAGTATAAAACCTTGCTGGCATCTGAGGTGATGACGCATACCATCCACAATATTTCTACATTACGGGGGGCGCAAACCCGTGACGCCAGTAAATGGGCTGCATATGTGGATGAGACCATTCACCTGTATGGCGATAAAGCCGATACCATGATTGCTTCACACCACTGGCCGACCTGGGGGCAGGCGAAAATTAAAGATCAGCTTGAGAAAACCCGGGATATGTACAAATACGTCCATGATCAGACGCTGCGGCTTGCAAATATGGGTTATACCCCCAATGAAATTTCATCAAAAATTCAATTGCCGGAATCTCTGGATAAAGCGTGGTTTAACCGTGGCTATTACGGATCGGTATCGCACAACGCACGAGCGACGTACGACTTTTACTTTGGAGCATGGTGGGATGGTAACCCGGCGAACCTGAATCCGCTGCCGCCAGAGGATGCGGGGGCGAAGTATGTTGAGGCAATGGGAGGTGCCGGACAGGTAATTGAAATCGCGAAGAAAGCTGTCGAAAACGGTGAATATCGATGGGCAGTTACGCTGTTGAATCATGTGGTGTTTGCCGATCCAACCCATAAAGAAGCGCGTTACCTGGAAGCAGATGCGATGGAACAATTGGGTTATCAGGCTGAGTCAGGACCCTGGCGCAATTATTATCTGATTGGTGCGAAGGAATTGCGTGAAGGTTTCAAGTCTGCACCAACGCCGGATACGACAGCAATTGCGAAAAACATGCCTGTAAGCTCTGTGCTGGAAGCAATGACCGTGCGGGTGAATCCGGAAAAGGCGGCAGGTAAAACCTTCACGATAAACCTGAAAGTGACAGGCGACACGGATTCAAGGTCAGGGGAGTATTCAATGCTGTTATCAAACGCTGTGTTGAAAACGTATCAGGATCGCCAGCTGGAAAACCCGGATATTACATTGGTTATCGAAAAATCTGACATGGTGGATTTACTGACACGCAAAGCATCACTGGAATCACAAATAAAAGCCGGAAAGCTGAAAGTGAATGATGGTCAGAAATTTGCGGATTTCATGGCAATCTTCGATACCTTCAGAAGTGACTTTGGTATTGTCACACCTTAA
- a CDS encoding amino acid adenylation domain-containing protein — protein MNLDHVGTQIVKKHGKLGFQNTEQKSLIDWQSDEHLDALYLGNLPLHAPFSEKITLAEGEEQPLTDIQYAYLIGRNTGLELGGLSSSYYLELDIEALDLSRFKHAVNQVISRHSMLRAVTVAGGNQKVFPAGTLYSIKTKDISAWEPTEQAGFLATLRHEMEKQLLPLDEIPAFEVRVTRMSESNWRLHFHFDLMFLDLISVRLVLKDMWREYLQQAQTSLSRLPDFLEYIAAERVLQGEPQGREDQQYWLEQIENLPPAPELPQKISPQQIESPSIKRLSRLIPNHILSALRTVADQHGLTAESVLLGCYTEVIRQWSKRQEFTLTLTQLMRRPFEEGIELTVGNFLQPQLLPVAGHQESTVEQRLLQLQTTLYQGRLHGTFNGIQVLRELTSRKQENRAVSMPVVFSNTLTSELEEWVSDWCGPNSKQAYASNQTPQIWLENQIDLQPEGLGIHFNYVDGLFPNHLIEDMLTAYVNLLEKMVSEPSLWQQTGSVVDLPESDAAERQAANQTVVDFTPRLLHDMILEAAASRPDAIAIEQGNTRLTFGQLVSQSTRLAQQLRASARIEAGDLIAASLPQGPDLIVGLLGILQAGAAYVSIDPALPRERRLHLLQRCQAKAVVTDTTTFADPEEYQPFLRVNLDHLPAQAEFAKPLSSVQKLDDLAYVIFTSGSTGEPKGVMISHRNAANTVEDINRRFHVTADDAVLSIAPAGFDLSVYDYFGVLGAGGRLVFQEADASNDPKVWCETLIRHGVTIWNSVPAPVKVMVDRASEHLANSSLRLILMSGDWIPVDLPDGIRSALPEAKVISLGGATEGSIWSICYPIEQVEKHWVSIPYGKPLANQRFHVLNSWLESCPKWVIGELYIAGDGVAQGYLADPEKTAQRFFVHPQTGERLYKTGDLGRYISDGLIEILGRDDNQVKINGYRVELGEVEYALLKLDEISHVVIDAPAHPHSGQRQLVAYLVLHEQATHIDQDIIQQRCRDQVRQSLPPYMSPTYFIVLPHMPLTGNGKIDRKALPAPWPEETALAAGEDAAPVSETEQRLLSLWRELLQHDDVDVNAGFFDVGGDSLIAVALLSTLREAFHVTAVQEQDLIEGLFLNTSIRQFAQIIESMKQPDGVSL, from the coding sequence ATGAACCTTGATCACGTTGGCACACAGATAGTCAAAAAACATGGAAAGTTGGGATTCCAGAACACTGAGCAAAAGTCACTGATTGACTGGCAATCAGATGAACACCTCGACGCACTATACCTCGGAAACCTGCCTTTACACGCCCCATTTTCTGAAAAGATCACCCTTGCCGAAGGGGAGGAACAACCGCTGACAGATATTCAGTATGCGTATCTGATCGGCAGAAATACCGGATTGGAACTCGGGGGATTATCCAGTAGCTATTATCTTGAACTGGATATTGAAGCGCTGGATTTAAGCCGTTTTAAACACGCAGTCAATCAAGTGATTTCACGGCACAGCATGCTCAGAGCGGTGACTGTCGCTGGAGGTAACCAGAAAGTTTTTCCGGCTGGCACTTTATACAGCATTAAAACAAAAGATATTTCTGCCTGGGAGCCAACTGAACAAGCTGGCTTTCTCGCGACTCTGCGTCATGAAATGGAAAAACAGTTACTTCCTCTGGACGAAATCCCAGCCTTTGAAGTTCGGGTGACCCGAATGTCAGAGAGCAACTGGCGCCTGCATTTTCATTTTGACCTGATGTTTCTTGATTTGATCAGCGTACGCTTGGTCTTGAAAGACATGTGGCGTGAATATCTGCAGCAGGCCCAGACCTCACTGTCCAGATTACCTGATTTTCTGGAATATATTGCGGCAGAGCGTGTGCTCCAGGGAGAGCCGCAAGGCCGGGAGGACCAGCAATACTGGCTGGAGCAAATTGAAAATCTTCCCCCGGCACCTGAACTACCACAGAAAATATCTCCGCAACAAATTGAATCACCCTCAATTAAACGTCTGTCCAGACTGATTCCAAATCATATTTTAAGCGCACTCCGAACCGTTGCAGATCAGCATGGCCTGACAGCAGAGTCGGTTTTGCTTGGGTGTTATACAGAAGTGATCCGCCAGTGGTCGAAACGTCAGGAATTTACACTGACGCTGACGCAATTGATGCGCAGGCCTTTTGAGGAAGGCATTGAGTTGACCGTGGGGAATTTTCTTCAGCCGCAATTGCTGCCAGTTGCAGGTCATCAGGAAAGCACGGTTGAGCAGCGTTTATTGCAGTTGCAAACCACCCTGTACCAGGGACGTTTGCACGGCACTTTTAACGGAATTCAGGTCTTACGTGAACTGACCAGCCGTAAACAGGAAAACCGTGCTGTGTCGATGCCTGTGGTTTTCAGTAATACCCTGACTTCAGAGCTGGAAGAATGGGTGTCTGACTGGTGTGGTCCCAATAGCAAGCAGGCCTATGCCAGCAATCAAACGCCGCAGATCTGGCTGGAAAACCAAATCGATCTTCAACCGGAAGGCTTGGGGATTCACTTTAATTATGTCGACGGTCTGTTCCCCAATCATCTGATTGAAGACATGTTAACAGCTTACGTCAACTTACTGGAAAAAATGGTCAGTGAACCGTCACTCTGGCAGCAAACCGGCTCCGTTGTCGATTTACCTGAATCAGACGCGGCAGAACGTCAGGCGGCCAATCAGACTGTAGTTGATTTTACCCCCCGCTTGCTGCACGACATGATTTTGGAAGCTGCGGCGAGTCGCCCGGATGCAATTGCAATAGAACAGGGGAACACCCGTCTGACTTTCGGCCAGCTGGTTTCACAGTCGACCCGCTTAGCGCAGCAATTAAGAGCATCGGCCCGGATCGAAGCGGGCGATTTGATTGCCGCTTCCTTGCCACAGGGTCCAGATTTGATTGTCGGACTTCTGGGAATCTTACAGGCCGGGGCTGCTTATGTGTCGATTGATCCGGCTCTGCCCCGGGAACGTCGTCTGCACCTGCTGCAACGCTGTCAGGCAAAGGCTGTCGTGACGGATACGACGACCTTCGCTGATCCTGAGGAATATCAGCCATTTCTGAGGGTCAATTTGGATCATTTACCGGCTCAGGCTGAATTTGCAAAACCGCTCAGCTCGGTGCAAAAACTGGATGATTTGGCTTACGTGATTTTCACCTCCGGTTCAACAGGTGAACCGAAGGGAGTCATGATATCGCACCGAAATGCGGCCAATACAGTTGAGGACATCAACAGACGTTTTCATGTCACTGCAGATGACGCGGTGCTGTCTATTGCACCGGCAGGATTTGATCTGTCTGTCTACGACTATTTTGGTGTGCTGGGTGCAGGCGGCCGTCTGGTATTTCAGGAGGCCGATGCCAGCAATGATCCAAAAGTCTGGTGCGAGACGCTCATCCGACATGGGGTGACCATTTGGAATAGTGTGCCTGCACCAGTCAAGGTGATGGTCGACCGCGCCAGCGAGCATCTGGCAAACAGTTCGCTCAGACTGATCCTGATGAGTGGTGACTGGATTCCGGTTGATTTGCCGGATGGGATCCGCAGTGCATTGCCAGAAGCGAAGGTGATTAGCCTTGGCGGCGCAACAGAAGGTTCCATCTGGTCGATATGCTATCCCATTGAGCAGGTAGAAAAACACTGGGTCAGTATTCCTTATGGTAAACCACTGGCTAACCAGCGTTTTCATGTCCTGAATTCGTGGCTTGAGTCTTGTCCGAAGTGGGTGATTGGTGAGTTATACATTGCGGGTGACGGAGTGGCGCAAGGTTACCTGGCCGATCCGGAAAAAACGGCACAACGCTTTTTTGTGCATCCTCAAACGGGTGAGCGGCTTTATAAAACAGGTGATTTAGGCCGGTATATTTCTGATGGCCTGATAGAGATTCTCGGTCGGGATGATAATCAGGTCAAAATCAATGGCTACCGGGTTGAGCTGGGAGAGGTTGAGTATGCCTTACTCAAGCTGGATGAAATCAGTCATGTGGTGATTGATGCGCCCGCTCACCCGCATTCCGGCCAGCGCCAGTTGGTTGCGTACCTGGTGCTGCATGAGCAGGCAACACATATCGATCAGGACATCATTCAGCAGCGTTGCCGGGATCAGGTACGTCAATCGTTGCCGCCTTACATGTCGCCGACTTACTTCATTGTGCTTCCGCATATGCCTCTGACTGGCAATGGCAAAATTGACCGCAAAGCATTGCCGGCCCCCTGGCCTGAGGAAACTGCGCTAGCTGCCGGAGAAGATGCTGCGCCGGTGTCAGAGACTGAACAACGCCTGCTCAGCTTATGGCGTGAACTGCTTCAGCATGACGATGTGGATGTTAACGCCGGTTTCTTTGACGTCGGAGGCGATTCTCTGATTGCCGTTGCATTGCTGAGTACCCTTCGTGAAGCGTTTCATGTGACCGCGGTTCAGGAGCAGGATCTGATTGAAGGACTCTTCTTGAACACCAGCATCCGTCAGTTCGCGCAAATCATCGAGTCGATGAAACAACCGGACGGAGTCAGCCTGTGA
- a CDS encoding MFS transporter, whose product MTEMGEQKVQTTSAEVKPQFKLAFTLLAVVQATLIFTIVMIGIPLPDIGVEFGLNAADLLLVSTAYGLSFSGLLLFGGRLTDRFGGRKLLTIGLCIFGLASAGAAFSSNFSMMVVMRFLQGAGAAMTAPAAVAVLRTLFPLPGDFMRAMATWGGVSVLGGGVGFLASGVVTTWVSWRWMFVAPVLVALIGLAAVAWLLPKDNAQSLPQESGLDLIGALLATLGIALGSYGLIASGEFGWSSAMVLGPLISGVCLISLFFLVERRVKAPLLPPGFVREPYRIVGLIGILLASASMGLVTFLLSLFLQIQQNWTPLETAGAFVPYTLTLLLMNRAASNIVSRLGPLKVTICGLLIGAAGLTLLSGIHLQVMYTSGLLPGIVTLTIGTSMMFAGSAVLSTMHVPQQQAGLAGGVMNTSMELGPTFGLASLMAVAGFAPDVVSGYGLAFGTAAGVYLFAAGLAWFLTRRKFQRMETAVAGEA is encoded by the coding sequence ATGACCGAAATGGGGGAACAGAAAGTGCAGACAACATCTGCTGAAGTAAAACCACAGTTCAAGCTTGCCTTTACCTTGCTCGCTGTGGTGCAGGCAACACTGATTTTTACCATTGTCATGATAGGAATTCCTTTACCGGATATTGGTGTGGAGTTTGGGCTGAACGCAGCTGATTTGCTGTTGGTCAGCACCGCATATGGTTTATCGTTCAGCGGACTGCTGTTATTCGGCGGACGATTAACAGACAGGTTTGGCGGCAGAAAACTTCTGACCATCGGACTTTGTATCTTCGGCCTGGCGTCTGCTGGTGCAGCTTTCTCTTCGAATTTTTCCATGATGGTTGTCATGCGGTTTCTGCAGGGTGCCGGTGCAGCGATGACAGCACCGGCAGCTGTGGCTGTTTTACGGACTTTGTTTCCTCTGCCAGGTGATTTCATGCGTGCCATGGCAACCTGGGGGGGCGTATCCGTTCTTGGGGGAGGTGTAGGTTTTCTTGCATCTGGCGTGGTGACGACATGGGTTTCATGGCGATGGATGTTTGTCGCACCTGTGCTGGTTGCTCTCATTGGCCTGGCAGCCGTTGCGTGGCTCTTGCCGAAGGATAACGCGCAATCTCTTCCTCAGGAATCCGGGCTTGATCTCATCGGTGCTCTGCTTGCAACCCTGGGTATTGCACTTGGAAGTTATGGGTTGATCGCCAGTGGAGAGTTTGGATGGTCTTCAGCGATGGTCCTCGGGCCGCTGATCTCTGGTGTCTGCCTGATCAGTTTGTTTTTTTTGGTGGAACGACGTGTCAAAGCGCCTCTTCTGCCGCCGGGTTTTGTTCGTGAACCTTACCGCATTGTCGGGTTGATCGGTATTCTTCTGGCTTCGGCCAGTATGGGACTGGTTACTTTCTTGTTGTCTCTGTTTCTTCAGATACAGCAAAACTGGACTCCGCTCGAAACTGCTGGTGCTTTTGTCCCCTATACCCTCACGCTGCTGCTGATGAATCGAGCAGCCAGTAATATTGTGAGCCGCTTGGGGCCATTGAAAGTCACTATCTGCGGGCTTTTGATTGGTGCCGCCGGCTTGACGCTGCTTTCAGGAATTCATCTGCAGGTTATGTATACCTCAGGACTGTTGCCTGGCATTGTGACACTGACAATCGGCACCTCAATGATGTTCGCTGGTTCTGCTGTTCTGTCGACAATGCATGTTCCCCAGCAACAAGCCGGTCTGGCCGGAGGAGTGATGAATACCTCTATGGAGTTAGGCCCGACATTTGGTCTGGCATCTCTAATGGCTGTCGCAGGATTTGCCCCTGATGTCGTGAGCGGATATGGGCTGGCTTTTGGCACTGCGGCAGGCGTTTATCTGTTTGCTGCCGGGTTGGCATGGTTTCTGACACGGCGCAAGTTCCAGCGAATGGAGACTGCAGTCGCTGGCGAGGCCTGA
- a CDS encoding metalloregulator ArsR/SmtB family transcription factor, translating to MSMINNQYHIYAELADLARPLGNAHRLILLEHIAQGEKPVEKLAELAELTVANASQHLQQLKRNGYVQTRREGKHVFYRLGDAPIVELLIALRQFAEFNHSEIKKLVVSTLNDQKDAEAISREELLSRMHENSVTLLDVRPEEEFAQGHLPGAVNIPLPELEKRLSELPEEQDIVAYCRGPYCSLSVKAVAALREKGLSARRFNEGVPEWKAAGYPVDRA from the coding sequence ATGTCAATGATAAACAATCAATATCATATTTACGCGGAGTTGGCAGATCTTGCTCGGCCCCTGGGGAATGCACACCGGCTGATTTTGCTGGAGCATATTGCTCAGGGGGAGAAACCGGTAGAAAAGCTGGCGGAGCTTGCTGAACTGACGGTAGCCAATGCTTCTCAGCATCTGCAACAACTCAAGCGGAACGGGTATGTGCAAACACGACGGGAAGGAAAACACGTTTTCTATCGTCTGGGGGATGCCCCCATCGTGGAGTTATTGATTGCATTGCGACAATTCGCAGAGTTCAATCACTCTGAAATCAAAAAGCTGGTGGTGAGCACCTTAAATGATCAGAAAGATGCGGAAGCAATATCGCGTGAAGAGCTCTTAAGCAGGATGCATGAAAACAGTGTGACTTTGCTGGATGTCCGTCCTGAAGAGGAATTTGCTCAGGGTCATCTGCCGGGCGCTGTTAATATTCCGCTGCCGGAGCTGGAAAAGCGCTTGTCTGAGTTGCCGGAAGAGCAGGATATCGTTGCTTATTGCCGTGGGCCTTACTGTTCCCTGTCTGTCAAGGCTGTCGCCGCGCTCAGAGAAAAAGGTTTGTCAGCCAGGCGCTTCAATGAAGGGGTTCCGGAATGGAAAGCCGCGGGATATCCGGTTGACAGAGCGTGA
- a CDS encoding LysR family transcriptional regulator — translation MESGVDLNLLRTLVIVCESKNLKLAAVRLGVTESAVSKQLSRLSEQLNEVLFERTPNGLEPTAYTRLLLPDIQSALKSIQTALNKKTFDPRQFQGTLTIALPLITLDKFGKQLFQTLKQALPQSKIILSTWNSTTLSSIINGEIIMGVHFWNSDIPGEIHLRNITDDEFVVAIAKSHAASDFNEVKTWPFIMLRSSGWNDHHSPYYEKFVNLGTTFNFEYQLDSPQLAYQFMSKEKVAMLMTLKNMPDDLKRIPTPDASRLQVKLSSYTTLANRSNPLNLFLHKKLVEVFSSKSKGPASHR, via the coding sequence ATGGAAAGTGGTGTCGATTTAAATTTACTGCGCACTTTAGTGATCGTCTGCGAATCGAAGAACCTCAAACTCGCCGCGGTGAGACTGGGCGTGACTGAAAGCGCTGTCAGTAAGCAGCTGTCACGTCTGAGTGAACAATTGAACGAAGTGTTGTTCGAGCGAACACCAAATGGTCTTGAACCCACCGCTTACACACGATTGCTGTTACCTGACATTCAATCTGCACTCAAAAGTATTCAGACTGCACTGAACAAAAAGACGTTTGACCCCAGACAATTCCAAGGCACGCTGACAATCGCTTTGCCATTAATCACGCTCGATAAATTTGGCAAACAACTCTTTCAAACCCTCAAGCAGGCTTTACCGCAAAGTAAAATTATTCTTTCTACCTGGAATTCGACAACCCTCTCATCCATCATCAATGGTGAAATAATAATGGGCGTTCACTTTTGGAATTCAGATATTCCGGGCGAAATTCATCTCAGAAATATCACAGATGATGAGTTTGTGGTTGCCATTGCGAAAAGTCATGCCGCATCGGATTTTAATGAAGTGAAAACCTGGCCATTTATTATGTTACGCAGCAGCGGCTGGAATGATCACCATTCTCCCTATTACGAAAAATTCGTCAATTTAGGCACTACCTTTAATTTTGAATACCAACTTGATAGCCCGCAACTTGCATATCAATTTATGAGCAAAGAAAAAGTGGCCATGCTGATGACGCTGAAGAATATGCCTGATGACCTGAAGCGCATTCCGACACCGGACGCATCCCGGTTGCAGGTCAAATTATCGAGTTACACCACACTGGCCAATCGCTCCAATCCGTTAAACCTTTTCCTCCATAAAAAATTAGTTGAAGTGTTTTCATCCAAATCAAAAGGCCCGGCATCACATCGATAA
- a CDS encoding GMC family oxidoreductase — MSSEEQNALAQGRFNYIVVGGGAAGCVLAARLSEDNSKQVLLLEAGPASDTHLPDSPLNDASRLVLENYNWHYQARLKGEYTPASEVIRQVAENPVQETRPQYFDYRVGKVMGGSSAVNGAVALRTFPRDFAAWAEMGCTQWTWDKVLPWYCRSETDIDFPDCPQHGDAGPMVLRRPAAESLHPLDAAFSQACQDLGIPYAADLNEGEAPAVGLVPANVTQLSRRVDVCQSYLMPVMDRPNLTVLTEVLVSGIRFDGQIVVGVDVIRQGRSLSFDSGEVVVAAGAIGTPALLQRSGIGDPEHLQALGIPVRVASPAVGRNLQDHASLVLWALPKTGVCHPGLPWRQIAARIASGVDAESDVQIGLLNNVESSTVPKFRNRVDYPMLVGASAMLMQPAARGQVFITSREAEVLPSIHLPLRENDDDITRMVGAVRQLWQALHAPQVASFLDGVQFWSEAMIGNDRVMHSAVKNMLNPGWHASGTVRMGPEGDPNCAAAEDGRVYGVSGLTVADASLFPLIPSMPTNLTTIMLAERIAHALKTGGLDDIA; from the coding sequence ATGAGCTCAGAAGAACAGAACGCACTGGCGCAGGGCCGGTTTAATTACATCGTGGTCGGAGGCGGGGCGGCTGGCTGTGTGCTGGCAGCCCGGCTCTCAGAAGACAATTCCAAGCAGGTGTTATTACTCGAAGCCGGGCCGGCATCCGATACACATTTGCCGGACAGTCCGCTGAATGATGCATCCCGCCTGGTTCTGGAAAATTATAACTGGCATTACCAGGCACGGCTGAAAGGGGAATATACGCCAGCCAGCGAGGTCATCCGTCAGGTCGCTGAAAATCCGGTGCAGGAGACACGCCCTCAGTATTTCGACTACCGGGTGGGCAAGGTGATGGGCGGATCATCGGCTGTGAACGGTGCCGTAGCACTGCGGACTTTTCCCCGAGATTTCGCGGCATGGGCTGAGATGGGGTGCACGCAGTGGACCTGGGACAAAGTACTGCCCTGGTATTGCCGATCAGAAACCGACATTGATTTTCCGGACTGTCCGCAGCATGGCGATGCCGGGCCGATGGTGTTGCGTCGCCCGGCGGCGGAAAGCCTGCATCCGCTGGATGCAGCGTTTTCTCAGGCTTGTCAGGATCTCGGTATTCCTTATGCCGCAGATCTGAATGAAGGTGAAGCCCCGGCGGTCGGTCTGGTCCCTGCCAATGTAACGCAGCTGTCTCGTCGGGTAGATGTGTGCCAGTCATATCTGATGCCTGTGATGGACCGCCCCAATCTGACTGTGCTGACCGAAGTGCTGGTGTCCGGCATCCGGTTTGACGGACAGATCGTGGTCGGTGTTGACGTTATCCGGCAGGGGCGTTCGCTTTCCTTTGACTCAGGTGAAGTCGTTGTTGCCGCGGGAGCTATTGGCACCCCGGCACTGCTTCAGCGTTCCGGGATCGGTGATCCTGAGCACTTGCAGGCGCTGGGTATTCCGGTTCGTGTGGCAAGTCCTGCGGTGGGCAGAAACTTGCAGGATCATGCTTCACTCGTGTTGTGGGCGTTGCCTAAAACCGGAGTCTGTCATCCCGGGCTGCCCTGGCGACAGATTGCTGCCCGGATTGCCAGTGGCGTGGATGCAGAAAGTGATGTCCAGATCGGATTGCTTAACAATGTGGAAAGCAGCACCGTGCCGAAGTTCAGAAATCGCGTCGATTATCCGATGCTGGTTGGTGCTTCCGCGATGCTGATGCAACCGGCTGCCCGGGGACAAGTCTTTATTACCAGTCGCGAAGCAGAGGTGCTGCCGTCTATCCACCTGCCGCTGCGGGAAAATGATGATGACATTACCAGGATGGTGGGTGCTGTCCGCCAGTTATGGCAAGCACTACATGCACCTCAGGTCGCCTCGTTTCTTGACGGGGTCCAGTTCTGGTCTGAAGCCATGATCGGAAATGACCGGGTGATGCATAGCGCGGTGAAAAATATGCTGAATCCGGGCTGGCACGCCTCAGGTACGGTCAGGATGGGACCCGAGGGCGATCCGAACTGCGCTGCGGCCGAAG